From Oncorhynchus nerka isolate Pitt River linkage group LG1, Oner_Uvic_2.0, whole genome shotgun sequence, the proteins below share one genomic window:
- the mitd1 gene encoding MIT domain-containing protein 1 gives MTQVPGMETSAISVLKRAVELDQSSRFQESLVCYQEGIQLLMDVLKAVKDDSKKVHYRQKIKSYMDRAEQIKVHVNQLKEEGKYHEQIRIADDATGYSYEVLFRPYVTEGVTEVWVEDPYIRHIHQLYNFLRFCEMLLKASCKVKRIHLLTSQEEGDNSSQQASALSELKQSLQSQDVCLDLQYSTFHDREIRFDNGWIIKIGRGLDYFKKPKGRFSIGYCDYDLRQCQETTVDIFHSKHTKTL, from the exons ATGACGCAAGTCCCTGGTATGGAGACCTCTGCCATCTCCGTCCTGAAACGAGCCGTGGAACTGGACCAGAGCTCGCGCTtccaggagtcgctagtgtgctACCAGGAGGGGATCCAGCTACTGATGGACGTGCtgaaag CTGTAAAAGATGACTCGAAGAAAGTCCACTACAGACAGAAGATAAAGAGCTACATGGACCGAGCAGAACAGATCAAAGTCCATGTCAACCAACTAAAAGAAG AGGGGAAGTACCATGAGCAGATCAGGATAGCAGATGATGCTACAGGCTATAGTTACGAGGTTCTGTTCAGGCCTTACGTCACCGAGGGGGTGACTGAGGTCTGGGTGGAGGACCCTTACATCCGACATATTCACCAG CTGTATAACTTCCTGAGGTTCTGTGAGATGCTGCTGAAGGCCAGCTGTAAGGTGAAGAGGATTCACCTCCTGACCTCTCAGGAAGAG GGGGACAATTCTTCTCAGCAGGCCAGTGCTCTGTCAGAGCTCAAACAGAGTCTACAGAGCCAGGATGTGTGTCTGGACCTCCAGTACTCCACTTTTCACGACAGGGAGATCAG GTTTGACAACGGCTGGATCATCAAGATAGGAAGAGGACTGGATTACTTCAAGAAACCAAAG GGTCGTTTTTCCATCGGCTACTGTGACTATGACCTGAGGCAGTGCCAGGAGACCACAGTGGATATCTTTCACAGCAAACACACTAAGACATTATAA
- the mrpl30 gene encoding 39S ribosomal protein L30, mitochondrial, which yields MAMLCRGLHIPSPIQALTETTPLPWLFSFRSKFTKARIPQEILDERSQEHEKYGGNQEQPHKLHVVTRVKSTMRRPYWEKKLVEGLCLQKAYVPVIHKNIPSVNNQLKFIKHLVRIQPLKLPHGLPAEEDMADNYLNSKGELIVRRRLKPVECKAIES from the exons ATGGCTATGCTATGTCGTGGTCTTCACATACCTTCCCCAATTCAG GCTTTAACAGAAACTACGCCCCTGCCTTGGTTATTTTCATTCCGAAGCAAGTTCACCAAAGCACGGATCCCACAAGAG ATTCTGGATGAGCGGTCTCAAGAGCATGAGAAGTATGGTGGAAACCAGGAGCAGCCACATAAACTGCACGTGGTGACGCGGGTCAAGAGCACCATGCGCCGGCCCTACTGGGAGAAGAAGCTAGTGGAGGGACTCTGCTTGCAGAAG GCGTATGTACCTGTAATTCACAAGAACATCCCTTCAGTCAACAACCAGCTGAAATTCATCAAGCATCTTGTGAG GATCCAGCCACTGAAGCTTCCCCATGGTCTCCCTGCTGAGGAAGACATGGCCGACAACTACCTGAACAGCAAAGGAGAGCTGATCGTACGACGACGCCTCAAACCTGTAGAGTGCAAAGCCATCGAGTCATAG